The sequence CGGCGAACACCTCGTTCCAGGAGGTGACGAAAGCGAAGACGCCGGAGGCCGCGATGCCGGGCAGGGCCAGCGGCACGACGATCTTGAGGAAAGCCTGGAAGCGGGTGCAGCCCAGCGTCCAGGCCGCCTCCTCCAGCTCCACCGGGATGCTGGTGAACAGCGAGAAGGTGATCAGGATGGCGAAGGGCAGGGCCAGCACGGTGTGCACCAGCGCCAGGCCCCAGATCGTGTCGTCGAGGCCGGTGCGGATGTAGAACACCGCCAGCGGCAGGGCCAGGAGCGGCAGCGGGAAGGCCCGGGTCATCAGCACCAGCAGGCGGAAGCTGCCCTTGCCGCGGAAGCGGAAGCGCGCCAGGGCGTAGCCGGCCGGGGCGCCGATGCCGATGGACAGCAGCATGGTCAGCCCGGCGACCAGTATGGAGTTCAAGAGCGCCCGGGCGACGCCGGCGTAGTTCCAGAAGAAGGACAGGCTG comes from Inquilinus sp. Marseille-Q2685 and encodes:
- a CDS encoding carbohydrate ABC transporter permease, whose product is MTATTPDTVAIPAAGTEAPSRWGIRLSTIVLCLWVLVPLYLLAVNAFNAREAVTGWPKAFVPTFDFDSLSFFWNYAGVARALLNSILVAGLTMLLSIGIGAPAGYALARFRFRGKGSFRLLVLMTRAFPLPLLALPLAVFYIRTGLDDTIWGLALVHTVLALPFAILITFSLFTSIPVELEEAAWTLGCTRFQAFLKIVVPLALPGIAASGVFAFVTSWNEVFAASVLTVQNQTLTAFLLTSLDVSPLPLKFAGALVLVVPALVFLFLIRKYLFSLWGIANR